One window of the Camelina sativa cultivar DH55 chromosome 1, Cs, whole genome shotgun sequence genome contains the following:
- the LOC104788426 gene encoding glycine-rich cell wall structural protein 1-like isoform X2, with protein MGRLVRGATLVALLCFHVFVVNVAARDVSSGKDEDEKTLGGKGGGFGGGFGGGAGGGFGGGAGGGFGGGAGGGFGGGGGGGGGGGGGFGGGHGGGVGVGGGFGKGGGVGGGIGGGHGGGAGGGFGKGGGIGGGIGKGGGVGGGIGKGGGIGGGIGKGGGFGGGIGKGGGVGGGIGKGGGVGGGIGKGGGVGGGFGKGGGVGGGIGKGGGVGGGFGKGGGVGGGIGKGGGIGGGIGGGIGKGGGIGGGIGKGGGIGGGIGKGGGIGGGGGFGKGGGIGGGIGKGGGIGGGIGKGGGIGGGIGGGGGFGGGGGFGKGGGIGGGIGKGGGFGGGGGFGKGGGIGGGGGFGKGGGFGGGGFGGGGGGGGGGGFXGKGGGIGGGIGGGGGFGGGGGFGKGGGIGGGGGFGKGGGFGGGGFGGGGGGGGGGGGGIGHH; from the exons atggggcGTCTCGTTAGAGGAGCTACTCTCGTGGCTTTGTTATGTTTCCATGTTTTTGTGGTGAATGTTGCTGCGAGAGATGTGAGTTCGGGAAAAGATGAGGACGAGAAGACTTTAGGTGGCAAGGGTGGTGGCTTTGGCGGCGGGTTCGGTGGAGGAGCCGGTGGTGGATTTGGAGGAGGAGCTGGTGGTGGATTTGGAGGAGGAGCAGGCGGTGGTTTtggaggaggcggtggtggaggtggaggtggcgGAGGAGGTTTTGGTGGTGGACATGGTGGAGGTGTCGGAGTTGGCGGTGGCTTTGGTAAGGGTGGTGGAGTTGGTGGTGGTATCGGAGGTGGACACGGTGGAGGAGCTGGTGGTGGGTTTGGAAAAGGTGGTGGGATCGGTGGAGGAATCGGGAAGGGTGGTGGAGTTGGCGGTGGCATCGGTAAAGGCGGTGGCATTGGTGGTGGAATAGGCAAAGGTGGAGGATTTGGCGGCGGTATCGGCAAAGGCGGTGGAGTTGGTGGCGGCATTGGCAAAGGCGGTGGAGTTGGTGGCGGCATTGGTAAAGGTGGAGGAGTTGGCGGTGGTTTTGGTAAAGGCGGAGGTGTTGGCGGTGGAATTGGCAAAGGCGGAGGAGTTGGCGGTGGTTTCGGCAAAGGTGGAGGAGTTGGTGGTGGGATTGGCAAAGGTGGAGGTATTGGCGGTGGCATTGGTGGTGGAATAGGCAAAGGTGGCGGAATTGGTGGAGGCATTGGCAAAGGCGGAGGCATAGGTGGCGGTATTGGTAAAGGTGGAGGCattggtggtggaggtggatTTGGTAAGGGTGGAGGTATTGGCGGGGGGATTGGCAAAGGCGGAGGCATTGGAGGCGGTATTGGCAAAGGCGGAGGTATTGGCGGTGGtatcggaggaggaggaggctttggtggaggaggaggatttggAAAAGGTGGTGGCATCGGTGGTGGAATAGGCAAAGGAGGAGGTTTCGGCGGAGGAGGTGGCTTTGGGAAAGGTGGAGGTATTGGTGGAGGAGGTGGATTTGGTAAAGGCGGAGGATTTGGCGGTGGAGGCTTCGGAGGGGGAGGTGGAGGAGGCGGCGGAGGAG GATTTNTTGGCAAAGGAGGAGGTATTGGCGGTGGTATCGGAGGAGGAGGTGGCTTTGGTGGAGGAGGTGGCTTTGGGAAAGGTGGAGGTATTGGTGGAGGAGGTGGATTTGGTAAAGGCGGAGGATTTGGCGGTGGAGGTTTCGGAGGCGGAGGTGGAGGAGGCGGCGGAGGAGGTGGCGGAATTGGACACCACTAA
- the LOC104788458 gene encoding uncharacterized protein LOC104788458 isoform X2 — protein sequence MASDRGSAAAAGKPYWMKHAEDAKIKDEGEKDAAAKAAFEATFRGVDQTTHLIEAVAPSSVVHQESDSDSDDDDESDYLSRKPIGPVDPSKSTASGAGVGGGTACVPCTFVVVTKDSDGRKVPNGGALIRVKVSPGVGVGGTDQQGVVKDVGDGSYAVTYVVPKRGNYMVNIECNGSAIMGSPFPVFFSQGSSSTGLMGSAPASYSNLINQTMPNMPNYTGSVSGAFPGLLGMVPGISSGPSGGAILPGVGASLGEVDDGDANSDSSPLERNSEGLLSTLDSMSSQDVEKSKRINHLAGQWKYGMRMMMRRLRWRRKG from the exons atggCTTCAGATCGTGGTTCAGCCGCTGCTGCTGGTAAGCCCTATTGGATGAAACATGCGGAAGATGCGAAAATCAAAGACGAAGGTGAGAAAGACGCTGCGGCGAAAGCAGCCTTTGAAGCTACATTCAGAGGTGTAGACCAAACCACACATTTGATTGAAGCTGTTGCACCGTCTTCCGTGGTACATCAGGAATCTGATAGTGattcggatgatgatgatgaatctgatTACTTGTCGAGGAAACCAATTGGTCCTGTGGATCCTAGCAAGTCCACAGCTTCTGGTGCTGGGGTTGGTGGTGGAACGGCTTGTGTGCCTTGTACATTTGTTGTTGTCACAAAGGATTCAGATGGAAGGAAGGTTCCTAATGGTGGAGCTTTGATTAGAGTTAAAGTGTCTcctggtgttggtgttggtggtACTGATCAACAAGGAGTGGTTAAAGATGTTGGAGATGGGAGTTATGCTGTTACTTATGTTGTGCCTAAGAGAGGAAACTATATGGTTAATATTGAATGCAATGGGAGTGCCATCATGGGAAGTCCCTTTCCTGTCTTCTTTAGCCAAG GGTCTTCTTCCACTGGACTGATGGGTTCTGCTCCAGCTTCATACTCGAATCTTATAAATCAAACCATGCCAAACATGCCAAATTACACAGGTTCTGTTTCGGGTGCTTTCCCGGGGTTGTTGGGAATGGTTCCAGGCATTTCCTCTGGTCCTTCAGGTGGTGCTATTTTGCCTGGAGTTGGAGCTTCCCTTGGGGAAGTTGACGATGGAGATGCAAATTCAG ATTCTAGTCCGCTGGAAAGGAACAGTGAAGGTCTTTTATCGACACTGGATTCGATGTCATCTCAG GATGTGGAGAAGTCAAAGAGAATCAACCATCTAGCAGGTCAGTGGAAATATGGAATGCGAATGATGATGAGAAGATTAAG ATGGAGGAGAAAAGGATGA
- the LOC104706996 gene encoding uncharacterized protein LOC104706996: protein MFLTTGLASAKHFLKHFYRQNTLTQARRNISRHYDLSNELFALFLDDTMSYSSAVFKSGDEDLRTAQMRKIYLLIDKARIKKNHEVLDIGCGWGTLAIEAV, encoded by the exons ATGTTTCTGACTACTGGTTTAGCATCTGCAAAGCATTTCCTAAAGCATTTCTATAGGCAGAACACTTTAACTCAAGCTCGAAGGAACATTTCACGTCACTATGACCTT AGTAATGAGCTTTTTGCTTTATTCTTGGATGATACCATGTCTTATTCCTCTGCGGTATTCAAG TCAGGTGATGAAGATCTAAGGACTGCAcaaatgagaaaaatatatcTTCTCATTGATAAG GCTAGGATAAAGAAGAATCATGAGGTTTTAGATATTGGATGCGGATGGGGAACTTTGGCCATTGAAGCGGTGTGA
- the LOC104788426 gene encoding glycine-rich cell wall structural protein 1-like isoform X1, with amino-acid sequence MGRLVRGATLVALLCFHVFVVNVAARDVSSGKDEDEKTLGGKGGGFGGGFGGGAGGGFGGGAGGGFGGGAGGGFGGGGGGGGGGGGGFGGGHGGGVGVGGGFGKGGGVGGGIGGGHGGGVGGGIGKGGGIGGGIGKGGGFGGGIGKGGGVGGGIGKGGGVGGGIGKGGGVGGGFGKGGGVGGGIGKGGGVGGGFGKGGGVGGGIGKGGGIGGGIGGGIGKGGGIGGGIGKGGGIGGGIGKGGGIGGGGGFGKGGGIGGGIGKGGGIGGGIGKGGGIGGGIGGGGGFGGGGGFGKGGGIGGGIGKGGGFGGGGGFGKGGGIGGGGGFGKGGGFGGGGFGGGGGGGGGGGGGIGHH; translated from the exons atggggcGTCTCGTTAGAGGAGCTACTCTCGTGGCTTTGTTATGTTTCCATGTTTTTGTGGTGAATGTTGCTGCGAGAGATGTGAGTTCGGGAAAAGATGAGGACGAGAAGACTTTAGGTGGCAAGGGTGGTGGCTTTGGCGGCGGGTTCGGTGGAGGAGCCGGTGGTGGATTTGGAGGAGGAGCTGGTGGTGGATTTGGAGGAGGAGCAGGCGGTGGTTTtggaggaggcggtggtggaggtggaggtggcgGAGGAGGTTTTGGTGGTGGACATGGTGGAGGTGTCGGAGTTGGCGGTGGCTTTGGTAAGGGTGGTGGAGTTGGTGGTGGTATCGGAGGTGGACACGGTGGA GGAGTTGGCGGTGGCATCGGTAAAGGCGGTGGCATTGGTGGTGGAATAGGCAAAGGTGGAGGATTTGGCGGCGGTATCGGCAAAGGCGGTGGAGTTGGTGGCGGCATTGGCAAAGGCGGTGGAGTTGGTGGCGGCATTGGTAAAGGTGGAGGAGTTGGCGGTGGTTTTGGTAAAGGCGGAGGTGTTGGCGGTGGAATTGGCAAAGGCGGAGGAGTTGGCGGTGGTTTCGGCAAAGGTGGAGGAGTTGGTGGTGGGATTGGCAAAGGTGGAGGTATTGGCGGTGGCATTGGTGGTGGAATAGGCAAAGGTGGCGGAATTGGTGGAGGCATTGGCAAAGGCGGAGGCATAGGTGGCGGTATTGGTAAAGGTGGAGGCattggtggtggaggtggatTTGGTAAGGGTGGAGGTATTGGCGGGGGGATTGGCAAAGGCGGAGGCATTGGAGGCGGTATTGGCAAAGGCGGAGGTATTGGCGGTGGtatcggaggaggaggaggctttggtggaggaggaggatttggAAAAGGTGGTGGCATCGGTGGTGGAATAGGCAAAGGAGGAGGTTTCGGCGGAGGAGGTGGCTTTGGGAAAGGTGGAGGTATTGGTGGAGGAGGTGGATTTGGTAAAGGCGGAGGATTTGGCGGTGGAGGCTTCGGAGGGGGAGGTGGAGGAGGCGGCGGAGGAGGTGGCGGAATTGGACACCACTAA
- the LOC104788458 gene encoding uncharacterized protein LOC104788458 isoform X3, translated as MASDRGSAAAAGKPYWMKHAEDAKIKDEGEKDAAAKAAFEATFRGVDQTTHLIEAVAPSSVVHQESDSDSDDDDESDYLSRKPIGPVDPSKSTASGAGVGGGTACVPCTFVVVTKDSDGRKVPNGGALIRVKVSPGVGVGGTDQQGVVKDVGDGSYAVTYVVPKRGNYMVNIECNGSAIMGSPFPVFFSQGSSSTGLMGSAPASYSNLINQTMPNMPNYTGSVSGAFPGLLGMVPGISSGPSGGAILPGVGASLGEVDDGDANSDSSPLERNSEGLLSTLDSMSSQDVEKSKRINHLADGGEKDDFGVIGRRSGVFT; from the exons atggCTTCAGATCGTGGTTCAGCCGCTGCTGCTGGTAAGCCCTATTGGATGAAACATGCGGAAGATGCGAAAATCAAAGACGAAGGTGAGAAAGACGCTGCGGCGAAAGCAGCCTTTGAAGCTACATTCAGAGGTGTAGACCAAACCACACATTTGATTGAAGCTGTTGCACCGTCTTCCGTGGTACATCAGGAATCTGATAGTGattcggatgatgatgatgaatctgatTACTTGTCGAGGAAACCAATTGGTCCTGTGGATCCTAGCAAGTCCACAGCTTCTGGTGCTGGGGTTGGTGGTGGAACGGCTTGTGTGCCTTGTACATTTGTTGTTGTCACAAAGGATTCAGATGGAAGGAAGGTTCCTAATGGTGGAGCTTTGATTAGAGTTAAAGTGTCTcctggtgttggtgttggtggtACTGATCAACAAGGAGTGGTTAAAGATGTTGGAGATGGGAGTTATGCTGTTACTTATGTTGTGCCTAAGAGAGGAAACTATATGGTTAATATTGAATGCAATGGGAGTGCCATCATGGGAAGTCCCTTTCCTGTCTTCTTTAGCCAAG GGTCTTCTTCCACTGGACTGATGGGTTCTGCTCCAGCTTCATACTCGAATCTTATAAATCAAACCATGCCAAACATGCCAAATTACACAGGTTCTGTTTCGGGTGCTTTCCCGGGGTTGTTGGGAATGGTTCCAGGCATTTCCTCTGGTCCTTCAGGTGGTGCTATTTTGCCTGGAGTTGGAGCTTCCCTTGGGGAAGTTGACGATGGAGATGCAAATTCAG ATTCTAGTCCGCTGGAAAGGAACAGTGAAGGTCTTTTATCGACACTGGATTCGATGTCATCTCAG GATGTGGAGAAGTCAAAGAGAATCAACCATCTAGCAG ATGGAGGAGAAAAGGATGATTTTGGAGTCATAGGAAGAAGATCTGGAGTCTTTACGTAA
- the LOC104788480 gene encoding uncharacterized protein LOC104788480 isoform X2: MEEDTHDGFLDLQAIRSRVNELEFIHRNCRDEPGESDSETLVQDFVLQFQNVNEIFEDYGHVDLLDVEDSDAYLEYLRKELHSVEAESAKVSEEIERLSRSHAEDSSRLERDLEGLLLSLDSMSSQDVDKSKENPPSSSSMEVCEVNDDDKFKIFELENQMEEKKMILKSLEDLDSIRKRFDAAEQVEDALTGLKVLEFDGNFIRLQLRTYIPELDGLPGQHKFEHTTEPSELIHELLIYLKDKTTEITKLEMIPNDIYIGDIIKAADSFRQVRLHSAVLDTRSSVQWVVAKVQDRIISTTLRKYIVTSSKTIRRTFEYYDKDETIVAHIARGIDAFLKVSDGWPMLNTPLKLASLKSSDNQSKGISLSLICKVEELANSLDLQTRQNLSGFMDAIEKILVQQTREELQSNESSQK; the protein is encoded by the exons ATGGAAGAAGATACCCACGACGGGTTTCTCGATCTCCAAGCGATTCGCAG CCGCGTGAATGAGCTCGAGTTCATTCACCGTAACTGCAGAGACGAACCTGGAGAATCCGATTCCGAGACTCTGGTCCAAGATTTTGTTCTTCAGTTTCAA AACGTGAATGAGATTTTTGAAGATTACGGCCATGTTGATTTATTGGATGTTGAAGATTCAG ATGCTTACTTGGAGTATTTGAGAAAGGAGCTTCATTCTGTGGAGGCTGAAAGTGCCAAAGTTTCTGAAGAGATTGAACGTCTTTCTAGGTCTCATGCTGAAg ATTCTAGTAGGCTGGAAAGGGATCTTGAAGGTCTTTTATTGTCTCTGGATTCTATGTCATCACAG GATGTGGACAAGTCAAAAGAGAATCCACCATCTAGCAGCTCAATGGAAGTATGTGAAGTGAATGATGATGACAAGTTTAAG ATCTTTGAACTCGAAAATCAGATGGAGGAGAAAAAGATGATTCTTAAGTCATTGGAAGATCTGGATTCTATACGTAAAAG GTTTGATGCTGCAGAACAAGTTGAGGACGCATTGACAGGCTTGAAGGTGCTCGAGTTTGATGGAAACTTTATTAGGCTCCAACTGCGAACATATATTCCAGAACTAGACGGCTTGCCTGGACAGCACAAATTTGAACACACTACTGAGCCATCTGAATTGATACATGAATTGCTAATATACCTGAAGGATAAAACTACAGAGATAACAAAATTGGAG ATGAttccaaatgatatatacataggAGACATCATCAAGGCTGCTGATTCTTTCAG GCAGGTAAGGTTACACTCTGCAGTGCTAGACACAAGATCTTCAGTCCAGTGGGTTGTCGCCAAAGTGCAAGATAGAATTATTTCAACCACTTTGAGAAAATATATTGTGACGAGTTCGAAAACAATCAG GCGCACCTTCGAATACTACGACAAAGATGAAACAATAGTGGCTCATATAGCTAGAGGTATTGATGCATTTTTAAAGGTCTCTGATGGTTGGCCAATGCTGAATACCCCATTGAAGCTTGCTTCTCTCAAGAGCTCGGACAATCAGTCAAAGGGAATTTCTCTGAGCCTCATCTGCAAAGTTGAG GAACTAGCGAATTCGTTGGATTTACAGACCCGGCAAAACTTATCAGGCTTCATGGATGCTATTGAGAAAATACTTGTGCAACAAACCCGTGAAGAACTCCAGTCCAATGAATCCTCCCAAAAGTGA
- the LOC104788480 gene encoding uncharacterized protein LOC104788480 isoform X1 — MEEDTHDGFLDLQAIRSRVNELEFIHRNCRDEPGESDSETLVQDFVLQFQKNVNEIFEDYGHVDLLDVEDSDAYLEYLRKELHSVEAESAKVSEEIERLSRSHAEDSSRLERDLEGLLLSLDSMSSQDVDKSKENPPSSSSMEVCEVNDDDKFKIFELENQMEEKKMILKSLEDLDSIRKRFDAAEQVEDALTGLKVLEFDGNFIRLQLRTYIPELDGLPGQHKFEHTTEPSELIHELLIYLKDKTTEITKLEMIPNDIYIGDIIKAADSFRQVRLHSAVLDTRSSVQWVVAKVQDRIISTTLRKYIVTSSKTIRRTFEYYDKDETIVAHIARGIDAFLKVSDGWPMLNTPLKLASLKSSDNQSKGISLSLICKVEELANSLDLQTRQNLSGFMDAIEKILVQQTREELQSNESSQK; from the exons ATGGAAGAAGATACCCACGACGGGTTTCTCGATCTCCAAGCGATTCGCAG CCGCGTGAATGAGCTCGAGTTCATTCACCGTAACTGCAGAGACGAACCTGGAGAATCCGATTCCGAGACTCTGGTCCAAGATTTTGTTCTTCAGTTTCAA AAGAACGTGAATGAGATTTTTGAAGATTACGGCCATGTTGATTTATTGGATGTTGAAGATTCAG ATGCTTACTTGGAGTATTTGAGAAAGGAGCTTCATTCTGTGGAGGCTGAAAGTGCCAAAGTTTCTGAAGAGATTGAACGTCTTTCTAGGTCTCATGCTGAAg ATTCTAGTAGGCTGGAAAGGGATCTTGAAGGTCTTTTATTGTCTCTGGATTCTATGTCATCACAG GATGTGGACAAGTCAAAAGAGAATCCACCATCTAGCAGCTCAATGGAAGTATGTGAAGTGAATGATGATGACAAGTTTAAG ATCTTTGAACTCGAAAATCAGATGGAGGAGAAAAAGATGATTCTTAAGTCATTGGAAGATCTGGATTCTATACGTAAAAG GTTTGATGCTGCAGAACAAGTTGAGGACGCATTGACAGGCTTGAAGGTGCTCGAGTTTGATGGAAACTTTATTAGGCTCCAACTGCGAACATATATTCCAGAACTAGACGGCTTGCCTGGACAGCACAAATTTGAACACACTACTGAGCCATCTGAATTGATACATGAATTGCTAATATACCTGAAGGATAAAACTACAGAGATAACAAAATTGGAG ATGAttccaaatgatatatacataggAGACATCATCAAGGCTGCTGATTCTTTCAG GCAGGTAAGGTTACACTCTGCAGTGCTAGACACAAGATCTTCAGTCCAGTGGGTTGTCGCCAAAGTGCAAGATAGAATTATTTCAACCACTTTGAGAAAATATATTGTGACGAGTTCGAAAACAATCAG GCGCACCTTCGAATACTACGACAAAGATGAAACAATAGTGGCTCATATAGCTAGAGGTATTGATGCATTTTTAAAGGTCTCTGATGGTTGGCCAATGCTGAATACCCCATTGAAGCTTGCTTCTCTCAAGAGCTCGGACAATCAGTCAAAGGGAATTTCTCTGAGCCTCATCTGCAAAGTTGAG GAACTAGCGAATTCGTTGGATTTACAGACCCGGCAAAACTTATCAGGCTTCATGGATGCTATTGAGAAAATACTTGTGCAACAAACCCGTGAAGAACTCCAGTCCAATGAATCCTCCCAAAAGTGA
- the LOC104788458 gene encoding uncharacterized protein LOC104788458 isoform X1, with the protein MASDRGSAAAAGKPYWMKHAEDAKIKDEGEKDAAAKAAFEATFRGVDQTTHLIEAVAPSSVVHQESDSDSDDDDESDYLSRKPIGPVDPSKSTASGAGVGGGTACVPCTFVVVTKDSDGRKVPNGGALIRVKVSPGVGVGGTDQQGVVKDVGDGSYAVTYVVPKRGNYMVNIECNGSAIMGSPFPVFFSQGSSSTGLMGSAPASYSNLINQTMPNMPNYTGSVSGAFPGLLGMVPGISSGPSGGAILPGVGASLGEVDDGDANSDSSPLERNSEGLLSTLDSMSSQDVEKSKRINHLAGQWKYGMRMMMRRLRFAILFSRRRSLCE; encoded by the exons atggCTTCAGATCGTGGTTCAGCCGCTGCTGCTGGTAAGCCCTATTGGATGAAACATGCGGAAGATGCGAAAATCAAAGACGAAGGTGAGAAAGACGCTGCGGCGAAAGCAGCCTTTGAAGCTACATTCAGAGGTGTAGACCAAACCACACATTTGATTGAAGCTGTTGCACCGTCTTCCGTGGTACATCAGGAATCTGATAGTGattcggatgatgatgatgaatctgatTACTTGTCGAGGAAACCAATTGGTCCTGTGGATCCTAGCAAGTCCACAGCTTCTGGTGCTGGGGTTGGTGGTGGAACGGCTTGTGTGCCTTGTACATTTGTTGTTGTCACAAAGGATTCAGATGGAAGGAAGGTTCCTAATGGTGGAGCTTTGATTAGAGTTAAAGTGTCTcctggtgttggtgttggtggtACTGATCAACAAGGAGTGGTTAAAGATGTTGGAGATGGGAGTTATGCTGTTACTTATGTTGTGCCTAAGAGAGGAAACTATATGGTTAATATTGAATGCAATGGGAGTGCCATCATGGGAAGTCCCTTTCCTGTCTTCTTTAGCCAAG GGTCTTCTTCCACTGGACTGATGGGTTCTGCTCCAGCTTCATACTCGAATCTTATAAATCAAACCATGCCAAACATGCCAAATTACACAGGTTCTGTTTCGGGTGCTTTCCCGGGGTTGTTGGGAATGGTTCCAGGCATTTCCTCTGGTCCTTCAGGTGGTGCTATTTTGCCTGGAGTTGGAGCTTCCCTTGGGGAAGTTGACGATGGAGATGCAAATTCAG ATTCTAGTCCGCTGGAAAGGAACAGTGAAGGTCTTTTATCGACACTGGATTCGATGTCATCTCAG GATGTGGAGAAGTCAAAGAGAATCAACCATCTAGCAGGTCAGTGGAAATATGGAATGCGAATGATGATGAGAAGATTAAGGTTTGCGATTTTATTTTCTAGGAGAAGAAGTTTGTGTGAatga